The following proteins come from a genomic window of Flavobacterium crocinum:
- a CDS encoding PAS domain-containing sensor histidine kinase: MPDLLFQFIIDTDNNYSFPLVSKSADEIFELSATDFTDDIKLIIYNRIVPQDREYFFQSLVKARKEITPWEIEFRAILPKKGIRWFKISAKTELAMDSNVVFYGHVSDITELKDKEEKLRISEERFQFALDASTVGIWDWDMVTNSVFYSSLSLKILELESTDIFDDPERWDKIVHPDDLPKYYSDIQEHFDNKIPYYENYHRVMTSSGNYKWILDRGKVIKRDENGKPLRVIGTHTDVSAQKEKELELIKTMKLYSDQNSRLLNFSHIVSHNLNTQAGNIKSILDFIDADVSRQTVEEMLEHLRTVSNDLNETISNLTQIVKTQSNINIAVVPLKLCEYIEKTISTIKGYDKQRNVTIINNVPKYLTINFNPAYMESVLLNFTTNAIKYAHPERDPVIVFDFALEPEGFKSLKITDNGLGIDLKVYGDLLFGMYKTFHKHEEARGIGLYITRNQIEAMKGTVLVESEVGVGTSFKIVFNDM; this comes from the coding sequence ATGCCTGACTTACTTTTTCAATTTATTATTGATACTGATAATAATTATTCATTCCCGCTTGTAAGCAAGTCGGCAGATGAAATATTTGAGCTTTCTGCGACCGATTTTACTGATGATATAAAGCTTATAATTTACAATAGAATTGTACCGCAAGATCGTGAGTATTTTTTTCAATCTTTGGTTAAAGCCAGAAAAGAAATTACCCCTTGGGAAATAGAGTTCAGAGCTATCCTTCCTAAAAAAGGAATCCGCTGGTTTAAGATTTCGGCGAAAACAGAATTGGCTATGGATAGCAATGTTGTTTTTTACGGACATGTTTCGGATATAACAGAATTAAAAGACAAAGAAGAAAAGCTTAGGATATCCGAAGAACGTTTTCAATTTGCTCTTGATGCTTCTACTGTCGGAATTTGGGATTGGGATATGGTCACTAATAGTGTCTTTTATTCTTCGCTTTCGCTTAAAATTTTAGAATTGGAATCAACTGATATTTTTGATGATCCGGAACGCTGGGATAAAATTGTGCATCCAGACGATCTGCCAAAATATTACTCGGACATTCAGGAACATTTTGATAATAAAATTCCATATTATGAAAATTACCATCGTGTAATGACATCAAGTGGTAATTATAAATGGATTCTGGATCGTGGGAAAGTAATTAAACGTGACGAAAACGGAAAACCTTTACGTGTAATTGGAACGCATACAGATGTTTCTGCTCAGAAAGAAAAAGAATTGGAGCTTATAAAAACGATGAAATTGTATAGCGATCAGAATAGTCGTTTGCTAAACTTTTCGCATATCGTTTCGCATAACTTAAATACGCAAGCCGGAAACATAAAGTCGATTTTAGATTTTATTGATGCCGACGTGAGCAGACAGACTGTCGAAGAAATGCTGGAACATTTGCGTACCGTTTCGAATGATTTAAATGAGACCATTTCAAATCTGACTCAGATTGTAAAAACGCAAAGTAATATCAATATTGCAGTTGTGCCTTTGAAGTTATGCGAGTATATCGAAAAAACGATTTCAACCATCAAAGGATACGATAAACAACGCAACGTGACAATAATAAATAATGTTCCGAAGTATTTGACTATTAATTTTAATCCGGCGTATATGGAGAGTGTTTTGTTGAATTTTACAACCAATGCTATAAAATATGCCCATCCGGAAAGAGATCCTGTTATAGTGTTTGATTTTGCTTTGGAGCCTGAAGGTTTTAAATCGCTTAAAATTACAGATAACGGATTAGGGATTGATTTGAAAGTGTACGGAGATTTATTATTCGGAATGTATAAAACTTTTCATAAACATGAAGAAGCCCGCGGAATTGGACTGTATATCACCAGAAATCAAATAGAAGCGATGAAAGGGACAGTTTTGGTAGAAAGTGAAGTAGGAGTGGGAACGAGCTTTAAAATCGTTTTTAATGATATGTGA
- a CDS encoding TonB-dependent receptor gives MNHNRFIFAFLFVFVSCISLAQTASIKGVILDTDKHPVSNVNISSQGNSVQSDSNGFFEITVPSNRKVSLIFTHVSLKMISLTVNLKTNEVFVFNPIMNNSQEQMGEVFVSSGNRKRVQGIATIDTETIKKIPGANAGIENVLKTLPGVNSNNELSSQYMVRGGNYDENLVYVNEVEVYRPFLIRSGQQEGLSFTNTDLVQNVEFSAGGFQAKFGDKLSSVLDITYRKPTQFGASFEASFLGGSASVDLVSKNKKWSAVTGVRYRNNSLLVNSQDTQTNYTPTFGDIQTNINYDISEKWQMSFLGNISENKYLYQPLTRETKFGTIDQPMALAVYYQGQEKDQYDTYFGALKTTYKASSSLTLKLIGSLFHTTEKEHFDILAQYRLGNVDPENPTDPSAIDFTRGIGSQLNHARNDLDALIANIELKGTKEWKESQLEFGLKYTRESIRDRVVEWEMIDSAGFSINPPIAILPENNQPYSPYTGPLLPYQDIRATNFNTINRFSGYAQWNKQTEIGSSRVWYHLGARFQSWNVSGVSEEGKNQTVVSPRAQFAIKPDWERDMVFRISGGLYHQPPFYRELRDLDGVVNPNVKAQEAVHVVLSNDYNFRMWNRPFKWVTELYYKSLSDVNVYSIDNVRIRYVANNNAKAYAQGLDFRLNGEFVPGTESWVSFGYMKTEENYENKGYIARPTDQRLKFAMLFQDYMPNIPSVKVYLNLVYNTGLPGGAPAYSDPYLYQSRLNDYRRADIGFAKVFVDSSTQNTKKGWLKNFKELAVGLEIFNLFNNQNAITNTWVRDVYSKNQYAIPNYMTSRVFNVKINARL, from the coding sequence TTGAATCATAACAGGTTTATATTCGCTTTTCTTTTCGTATTTGTCAGCTGTATTTCATTAGCGCAGACGGCCAGTATTAAAGGAGTCATTTTAGATACAGACAAACATCCTGTCTCAAATGTAAATATTTCTTCGCAGGGAAATTCTGTGCAATCTGATTCGAATGGTTTTTTTGAAATTACAGTTCCTTCCAATAGAAAGGTCTCTCTGATATTTACCCATGTTTCTTTAAAAATGATCAGTTTAACGGTTAATTTAAAAACAAATGAAGTTTTTGTTTTTAATCCGATTATGAACAATTCTCAGGAACAAATGGGGGAAGTTTTTGTTTCTTCGGGAAATAGAAAACGAGTTCAGGGAATTGCAACTATTGATACTGAAACCATAAAAAAGATTCCGGGAGCCAATGCGGGAATCGAAAATGTTCTGAAAACGCTTCCGGGTGTAAATTCCAATAATGAATTAAGTTCACAATATATGGTTCGCGGAGGGAATTATGACGAAAATCTGGTTTATGTGAATGAAGTTGAAGTATATCGTCCGTTTTTAATTCGTTCAGGACAGCAGGAAGGTTTGAGTTTTACCAATACCGATTTGGTGCAAAATGTTGAATTTTCTGCTGGTGGATTTCAGGCAAAATTTGGCGATAAATTGTCTTCGGTTTTAGATATTACGTATAGAAAACCAACTCAGTTTGGCGCTTCGTTTGAAGCCAGTTTTTTGGGCGGAAGCGCTTCTGTAGATTTGGTTTCTAAAAATAAAAAATGGTCAGCTGTAACGGGAGTTCGTTACCGAAATAATAGTCTGTTGGTAAATAGTCAGGATACGCAAACCAATTATACGCCGACTTTTGGAGATATTCAGACGAATATTAATTATGATATTTCTGAAAAATGGCAGATGAGTTTTCTTGGAAATATTTCAGAAAATAAATATCTGTATCAGCCTTTAACCCGCGAAACTAAATTCGGAACAATTGATCAGCCGATGGCGCTTGCGGTTTATTATCAAGGTCAGGAAAAAGACCAATATGATACTTATTTTGGTGCTTTGAAAACAACTTATAAAGCTTCGTCTTCGCTTACGCTAAAGCTAATTGGTTCCTTATTTCATACAACAGAGAAAGAGCATTTTGATATTTTAGCGCAATATCGTTTAGGAAATGTTGATCCTGAAAATCCAACAGATCCATCTGCAATAGATTTTACGCGTGGAATTGGTTCGCAACTAAATCATGCCCGAAATGATTTGGATGCATTAATTGCTAATATCGAATTAAAAGGGACAAAAGAGTGGAAAGAAAGTCAGCTGGAATTTGGCTTAAAATATACTAGAGAATCTATTCGGGATAGAGTAGTAGAGTGGGAAATGATTGATTCTGCCGGATTCTCTATAAATCCGCCAATCGCAATTTTGCCAGAAAATAATCAGCCTTATAGTCCTTATACTGGACCGTTATTGCCTTATCAGGATATTCGCGCCACAAATTTCAATACAATCAATAGGTTTTCTGGTTATGCACAATGGAACAAACAAACTGAAATAGGTTCAAGTAGAGTTTGGTACCATCTTGGAGCTCGTTTTCAGAGCTGGAATGTTTCAGGAGTCTCTGAAGAAGGAAAAAATCAAACTGTGGTAAGTCCGCGTGCGCAGTTTGCCATAAAACCGGATTGGGAGCGTGATATGGTTTTCAGGATTTCTGGAGGATTATATCATCAACCGCCATTTTACAGAGAACTCCGTGATTTGGATGGAGTGGTAAACCCGAATGTGAAAGCGCAGGAAGCGGTTCATGTCGTTTTGAGCAACGATTATAATTTTAGAATGTGGAATCGCCCTTTTAAATGGGTTACAGAGCTTTATTATAAATCACTTTCAGATGTCAATGTATATTCTATTGATAATGTCCGAATTCGTTATGTAGCCAATAATAATGCTAAAGCTTATGCGCAAGGTTTAGATTTTAGGCTGAATGGAGAATTTGTTCCAGGAACAGAATCGTGGGTGAGTTTTGGTTATATGAAAACGGAGGAAAATTACGAAAACAAAGGATATATTGCCCGTCCGACAGACCAAAGATTGAAATTTGCGATGCTGTTTCAGGATTATATGCCGAATATTCCAAGTGTAAAAGTATATCTGAATTTAGTTTACAATACAGGTCTTCCGGGCGGAGCGCCAGCTTATTCTGATCCGTATTTGTATCAAAGCAGGTTAAATGATTACAGAAGGGCTGATATTGGTTTTGCTAAAGTTTTTGTTGACAGCAGTACACAAAACACAAAAAAAGGCTGGCTGAAAAATTTTAAAGAATTAGCTGTAGGATTAGAAATTTTCAATCTTTTTAATAATCAAAATGCGATTACCAATACCTGGGTTCGTGATGTATATTCTAAAAATCAATATGCGATTCCAAATTATATGACTTCGAGGGTTTTTAACGTTAAGATTAATGCGAGGTTATAA
- the rny gene encoding ribonuclease Y, with protein sequence MDIITIIIGIVGIAAGFAIAKIIEKSNISNLIKNAKKEAASILKDANLEAENIKKDKILQAKERFIELKSEHEQVILARDKKVAEVEKRVRDKESQVSNELSKAKKVNDDFEAKTAEYNNKIEVLDKKQAEVDKLHKSQLQQLEVISGLSAEEAKEQLVEGLKAEAKTKAMSHIQETIEEAKLTAQQEAKKIIINTIQRVGTEEAVENCVSVFNIESDDVKGRIIGREGRNIRALEAATGVEIIVDDTPEAIILSCFDPVRREIARLSLHKLVTDGRIHPARIEEVVAKTAKQIDDEIIEVGKRTVIDLGIHGLHPELIKVVGRMKYRSSYGQNLLQHSREVSKLCGIMAAELGLNVKLAKRAGLLHDIGKVPDTESDLPHALLGMQWAEKYGEKEEVCNAIGAHHDEIEMKSLLSPIIQVCDAISGARPGARRQVLDSYIQRLKDLEDVAYGFSGVKNAYAIQAGRELRVIVESEKVSDDNAANLSFEISQKIQTEMTYPGQVKVTVIRETRAVNIAK encoded by the coding sequence ATGGACATCATAACGATCATTATTGGTATTGTAGGTATTGCGGCAGGTTTTGCAATAGCTAAAATTATCGAGAAAAGTAATATTTCAAACCTCATCAAAAACGCTAAAAAAGAAGCTGCTTCAATCCTAAAAGACGCTAATTTAGAAGCCGAAAACATTAAAAAAGATAAAATCCTTCAGGCAAAAGAGCGTTTTATCGAATTGAAATCGGAACACGAACAAGTTATTTTAGCACGCGATAAAAAAGTAGCTGAAGTAGAAAAACGCGTTCGCGACAAAGAATCTCAGGTTTCAAACGAACTTTCTAAAGCTAAAAAAGTCAATGACGATTTTGAAGCTAAAACTGCTGAGTACAACAATAAAATTGAGGTTTTAGACAAAAAACAGGCTGAAGTTGACAAACTTCACAAAAGCCAGTTACAGCAATTAGAAGTAATTTCCGGTCTTTCTGCTGAAGAAGCAAAAGAGCAATTAGTGGAAGGTTTAAAAGCAGAAGCTAAAACTAAAGCCATGTCTCACATTCAGGAAACTATTGAAGAGGCTAAACTTACTGCGCAACAAGAAGCGAAGAAAATCATCATTAATACTATTCAGAGAGTTGGAACTGAAGAAGCGGTTGAAAACTGTGTTTCTGTTTTCAACATTGAATCTGATGATGTAAAAGGTAGAATTATTGGACGTGAAGGACGTAACATTAGAGCGCTTGAAGCAGCTACGGGAGTTGAAATCATTGTTGACGATACACCGGAAGCAATCATTCTTTCTTGTTTTGATCCTGTTCGTAGAGAGATTGCTCGTTTGTCTTTACACAAATTAGTAACTGACGGACGTATTCACCCTGCAAGAATTGAAGAAGTTGTTGCTAAAACAGCAAAACAAATCGATGACGAAATTATCGAAGTTGGAAAACGTACGGTAATCGACTTAGGAATTCACGGTTTACATCCTGAATTGATTAAAGTTGTTGGTAGAATGAAATACCGTTCTTCTTACGGACAAAATTTATTACAGCACTCAAGAGAGGTTTCTAAACTTTGCGGTATCATGGCTGCAGAATTAGGACTAAACGTGAAATTGGCAAAAAGAGCTGGTTTATTACACGATATCGGAAAAGTGCCGGATACAGAAAGTGATTTACCACACGCATTATTGGGTATGCAATGGGCTGAGAAATACGGTGAAAAAGAAGAAGTATGCAACGCGATTGGAGCACACCACGACGAGATTGAAATGAAATCATTACTTTCTCCGATTATCCAAGTTTGTGATGCTATTTCTGGAGCTAGACCAGGCGCTAGACGTCAAGTTTTAGATTCTTATATCCAACGTCTGAAAGATCTTGAAGATGTAGCTTACGGATTCAGCGGAGTTAAAAATGCTTATGCAATCCAAGCGGGTAGAGAACTTCGTGTAATTGTAGAAAGCGAAAAAGTTTCTGATGATAATGCTGCAAACTTATCTTTCGAAATTTCACAAAAAATTCAAACAGAAATGACTTATCCTGGACAAGTTAAAGTAACAGTTATCAGAGAAACAAGAGCTGTTAATATTGCTAAATAA
- a CDS encoding CREC-EF hand family protein: MKKYFKYIALILVGTVISCREEVKKPKVSYDVSNKVSIAKTDTTQIEIADLPIQMEGTNYLIHPVGDLRVFERGSKARYGSSSVNDVSFTISNLGEYEITGYLQNLKFQQVDSDSIRPLSDKPVLILTATYLKTVADRTHNNVMVYTLTDSDTNKDGKIDTSDIKTLYLSDISGENFTKVSADLEELVDWNLIESKNRLYFRTIEDTNQNGQFDKNDVLHYNYIDLASKKWEVKSYKPI; this comes from the coding sequence ATGAAAAAGTATTTTAAATATATCGCCCTAATCCTTGTCGGAACCGTAATTAGTTGCCGTGAGGAAGTAAAAAAGCCAAAAGTAAGTTATGATGTTTCAAACAAGGTAAGTATTGCCAAAACAGATACGACTCAAATTGAAATTGCCGATTTGCCAATTCAAATGGAAGGAACCAATTACTTGATTCATCCTGTGGGAGATTTAAGAGTTTTTGAAAGAGGCTCAAAAGCACGTTACGGATCTTCGAGTGTAAACGATGTGAGTTTTACGATTTCTAATTTAGGCGAATATGAAATTACAGGTTATTTGCAAAATTTGAAATTCCAACAAGTAGATTCAGATTCAATTCGTCCTTTATCAGATAAACCGGTTTTAATTCTAACAGCAACGTATTTAAAAACAGTTGCAGACAGAACTCATAATAATGTAATGGTTTACACGCTGACAGATTCTGATACTAACAAAGATGGGAAAATTGATACCAGCGATATTAAAACGTTGTACTTAAGTGATATCAGCGGAGAAAATTTTACCAAAGTCTCGGCAGATCTGGAAGAATTAGTAGACTGGAATTTAATCGAATCTAAAAACCGTCTGTATTTTAGAACAATCGAAGATACCAACCAAAATGGTCAGTTTGATAAAAATGATGTTTTGCATTATAATTATATAGATTTAGCTTCAAAAAAATGGGAAGTTAAAAGTTATAAACCTATCTAA
- a CDS encoding cell division protein ZapA: MDGKLKIKISIADRVYPLTVEPTQEEGLRSASKKIDAMIKQFEENYAVRDKQDVLAMCALQFASQVEQKQIDNAIDGEETIERIKRLNTLLDQYLEN, translated from the coding sequence ATGGACGGAAAGCTTAAAATTAAAATATCAATTGCCGATCGTGTTTACCCGTTAACGGTTGAACCAACTCAGGAAGAAGGACTTAGAAGTGCTTCAAAAAAAATTGATGCTATGATAAAGCAATTCGAAGAAAATTATGCGGTTCGTGACAAACAAGATGTTCTGGCTATGTGCGCATTACAATTCGCATCGCAGGTAGAACAAAAACAAATTGATAACGCAATCGATGGAGAAGAAACTATCGAAAGAATTAAAAGATTAAACACGCTTTTAGATCAATATCTCGAAAATTAA
- a CDS encoding M23 family metallopeptidase, with amino-acid sequence MRFSVLTLLICNFLFAQTQYPKDYFRPPLDIPMQLSGNFGELRPNHFHAGFDLKTNQREGLSVHAIADGYVSRIKISTFGNGKCIYITHPNGYTSVYGHLQTPVGAILDYVKATHYREKAYEIEMFPKPDEIPVTKGQIIGLSGNTGSSEGPHLHFEIRDTKTEFVINPIFFGFDQNIKDTKKPTLSSLYVYPLDNATVNQSKQPLLLTMTLQKDGNYLASKVKANGKIGFGINAIDTDDVSYNKNGVFNVTSFLNGDPNYNYQFNTYSFDEMRYINAFIDYSRYKKTSQRVQKLFMKTPFALSIIKTDSLRGIIKTEPNLTSTYRIEVSDYFGNLRTVTVPIEFDSVTPIVDSEPVTAPYFVRYNKDSNFEKDNMSVFFPAGTFYEDFKMNFDVRNKKLYIHDDTVPVHSNFTITIKDDSYPENLRDKLYIGRGTSHNGTIRKGDVFTAKAKILGTYGLVLDTIPPVIKIAKPIQDKWISDQKRIDLTIGDSLSGIKSYNGYINGNWVLFEYENKARRITHVFDDALLNEGPNDLKVEVVDNVGNTAIFETHFFRSQQK; translated from the coding sequence ATGAGATTTTCTGTACTTACCCTTTTGATTTGTAATTTTCTATTTGCTCAAACGCAATATCCTAAAGATTATTTCCGTCCTCCGCTTGATATCCCGATGCAGCTTTCCGGTAATTTCGGAGAGTTACGACCAAATCATTTTCATGCTGGTTTTGATTTAAAAACCAATCAGAGAGAAGGTTTGAGCGTACACGCAATTGCAGATGGTTATGTGTCGAGAATTAAGATTTCGACTTTTGGAAACGGTAAATGTATTTACATCACACATCCAAACGGTTATACTTCTGTTTATGGGCATTTACAGACTCCTGTTGGAGCTATTTTAGATTATGTAAAGGCGACGCATTACAGAGAGAAAGCCTATGAAATCGAAATGTTTCCAAAGCCGGATGAAATTCCGGTTACTAAAGGGCAAATTATAGGTTTGTCAGGAAATACGGGTTCATCTGAAGGACCACATCTTCATTTTGAAATTCGCGATACTAAAACCGAATTTGTAATCAATCCGATTTTCTTTGGCTTTGACCAAAATATAAAAGATACCAAAAAACCAACGTTGTCCAGTCTTTATGTTTATCCTCTGGATAATGCAACTGTCAATCAGTCTAAACAGCCTTTGTTATTAACAATGACACTTCAAAAAGATGGGAATTATTTAGCATCAAAAGTAAAAGCAAACGGAAAAATTGGTTTCGGAATCAATGCGATAGATACCGATGATGTTTCCTATAACAAAAACGGTGTCTTTAATGTGACCAGTTTTTTAAACGGAGATCCAAATTATAATTATCAGTTCAATACTTATTCTTTTGATGAAATGCGTTACATCAATGCATTTATTGATTATTCAAGATATAAAAAAACGAGTCAGCGCGTGCAGAAGCTTTTCATGAAAACGCCTTTTGCTTTAAGTATTATTAAAACAGATTCACTTCGCGGTATTATAAAAACAGAACCGAATCTGACTTCGACTTATAGAATAGAAGTTTCGGATTATTTTGGGAATTTAAGAACAGTTACTGTTCCTATTGAGTTTGACAGTGTAACTCCAATTGTAGATTCAGAACCCGTTACAGCTCCATATTTTGTTCGATACAACAAAGATTCTAATTTTGAAAAAGACAATATGTCGGTGTTTTTTCCGGCCGGAACTTTCTATGAAGATTTTAAGATGAACTTTGATGTTCGAAATAAAAAACTTTACATTCACGACGATACCGTTCCGGTTCATTCCAATTTCACCATAACAATAAAAGACGATTCTTATCCCGAAAATTTAAGAGATAAATTGTATATCGGAAGAGGAACAAGTCATAACGGCACTATAAGGAAAGGTGATGTTTTTACAGCCAAAGCTAAAATTTTAGGGACATACGGTTTGGTTTTGGATACTATTCCGCCAGTTATTAAAATTGCAAAACCAATTCAGGACAAATGGATAAGTGATCAAAAGAGGATTGATCTTACAATTGGTGATTCGTTATCAGGAATAAAATCTTATAACGGCTATATTAACGGAAACTGGGTTTTGTTCGAATATGAAAACAAAGCCAGAAGAATTACGCATGTTTTTGACGATGCTTTACTGAATGAAGGGCCAAATGATTTAAAAGTTGAAGTTGTTGATAATGTAGGAAATACTGCTATCTTTGAAACTCATTTTTTTAGAAGTCAACAAAAATAA
- a CDS encoding ABC transporter ATP-binding protein → MSNFKKIVPFIYPYKKYAFLNIFFNVLYALFSTLSFVALIPMLQVLFDKTKANHVKPVFTGILDLKEYGENYLSYYITTTKGTHESGYILGIMVTIIISIFLLKNLADYLAMFFINFLRNGVLRDMRNALYKKTLELPLAFYSEKRKGDVISRISADVNEVQTSFLAILELIVKEPLTIIFTITAMLIISAKLTLFVFIFIPISGYIISLIGKQLKKQSSKAQEEQGKFLSTIEETIGGLKVVKGYNSENYFNTVFQDSTKRFFDLSNSIGNRQNLASPASEFMGITVIAILLWYGGQMVLIDKTLEGAAFIAYMGLAYNILTPAKAISKASYGVKRGNAAAERVLEILDQENSITSKENAIEKTTFDDNINIQNVNFKYEEEMVLKDFSLKIKKGQTVALVGQSGSGKSTIANLLTRFYDVNDGTISIDGINIKDFNLQSLRGLMGLVTQDSILFNDTIKANISLGKLDATDDEIIEALKIANAYEFVKDLPAGIYTNIGDSGNKLSGGQRQRLSIARAVLKNPPIMILDEATSALDTESEKFVQVALENMMQNRTSIVIAHRLSTIQKADVIVVMQKGKIVEQGTHEQLIALNGTYNKLVTMQSFES, encoded by the coding sequence ATGAGTAATTTCAAAAAAATAGTTCCTTTTATATATCCATATAAAAAATACGCATTCTTAAACATTTTCTTTAATGTTTTATATGCACTTTTCAGCACCCTTTCTTTTGTTGCTTTAATACCAATGCTTCAGGTTTTGTTTGACAAAACAAAAGCGAATCATGTAAAACCTGTATTTACAGGAATCTTAGACCTGAAAGAATACGGAGAAAACTATTTAAGTTACTATATAACTACAACGAAAGGTACTCACGAATCCGGTTACATTTTGGGAATTATGGTAACGATCATAATTTCGATTTTCTTATTAAAAAACCTGGCAGATTATCTGGCAATGTTTTTTATCAACTTTTTACGAAACGGAGTTTTAAGAGACATGCGTAATGCATTGTATAAAAAAACACTGGAACTTCCTTTGGCTTTTTATTCTGAGAAAAGAAAAGGAGATGTTATTTCGAGAATTTCTGCAGACGTAAACGAGGTTCAGACTTCATTTTTAGCTATCCTGGAACTTATCGTAAAAGAACCTTTGACTATCATTTTTACGATAACCGCAATGTTGATTATTAGTGCTAAACTGACTTTGTTCGTTTTTATTTTTATTCCTATTTCCGGATATATTATCTCATTGATTGGAAAACAGCTTAAAAAACAATCCAGCAAAGCACAGGAAGAACAAGGAAAATTTTTATCGACAATCGAAGAAACGATTGGCGGATTGAAAGTGGTAAAAGGTTACAATTCTGAAAACTATTTCAATACTGTTTTTCAGGATTCTACAAAACGTTTTTTTGATTTATCCAACAGCATCGGAAATCGTCAAAATTTAGCCTCACCTGCCAGCGAATTTATGGGAATTACTGTAATTGCTATTTTACTTTGGTACGGAGGTCAAATGGTTTTAATTGACAAAACTCTTGAAGGCGCCGCTTTTATCGCTTACATGGGATTAGCTTACAACATTCTTACACCAGCAAAAGCAATTTCTAAAGCTTCTTATGGTGTCAAAAGAGGAAATGCCGCTGCAGAACGTGTGTTGGAAATTCTAGATCAGGAAAACTCAATTACCAGTAAAGAAAATGCTATCGAAAAAACAACTTTTGATGACAATATCAACATTCAAAATGTTAACTTTAAATATGAAGAAGAAATGGTTTTAAAAGACTTTTCTCTAAAAATTAAAAAAGGACAAACTGTTGCGCTTGTTGGTCAGTCAGGAAGTGGAAAAAGTACAATAGCCAATTTACTGACTCGTTTTTATGATGTAAATGACGGAACTATTTCTATTGACGGAATCAATATTAAAGATTTTAACCTGCAATCACTTCGCGGTTTAATGGGATTGGTTACTCAGGACAGTATTTTATTTAATGATACTATTAAAGCTAATATTTCGTTAGGAAAATTAGATGCTACAGATGATGAAATTATTGAAGCTTTGAAAATCGCTAATGCTTACGAATTTGTAAAAGATCTTCCAGCCGGAATTTATACCAATATCGGAGACAGTGGAAACAAACTTTCAGGCGGACAAAGACAACGTTTATCAATTGCTCGTGCAGTATTGAAAAATCCACCGATTATGATTCTGGACGAAGCAACATCAGCTTTGGATACTGAAAGCGAAAAATTTGTTCAGGTTGCCTTAGAAAATATGATGCAAAACAGAACTTCTATTGTAATTGCGCATCGCCTTTCAACGATTCAGAAAGCAGATGTCATTGTAGTAATGCAAAAAGGAAAAATTGTTGAACAAGGAACGCATGAACAATTAATTGCTCTAAACGGCACTTACAACAAACTGGTAACGATGCAGTCATTCGAGTCGTAA
- a CDS encoding DUF2971 domain-containing protein, whose amino-acid sequence MYLNNPNLTLPKDPDTVVWKYLDLSKFLDLLLSKKLFMSRSDKFEDQYEGTFSEPTYEEIKKLAIDNPEFLNYYKTHREQVAVSSWHINEYESFAMWQIFTQNSEGLAIQSTIGRLQKAVKPENNFDQYIGEVNYIDYKKEYIPFEDLFFPFLFKRKSFQYEREVRILTDTSKSDIKLNDGLKINVDINQLIEKIYIHPKSENWYKKLVIELVERLGFDFEIEKSDLESDILI is encoded by the coding sequence ATGTATCTTAACAACCCTAATCTTACTCTTCCTAAAGATCCCGATACTGTAGTTTGGAAATATCTGGATTTATCAAAATTTTTGGATTTACTGCTTTCGAAAAAGTTATTCATGTCACGATCTGATAAATTCGAAGACCAATATGAAGGCACTTTCAGCGAGCCTACTTACGAAGAAATCAAGAAATTAGCGATCGATAATCCTGAGTTCCTTAATTATTACAAAACACACAGGGAACAAGTTGCTGTAAGCAGTTGGCATATTAACGAATACGAATCATTTGCCATGTGGCAGATTTTCACTCAAAACAGTGAAGGACTTGCCATTCAGTCTACAATCGGGCGATTGCAGAAAGCGGTTAAACCTGAAAACAATTTTGATCAGTATATCGGCGAAGTCAATTATATCGATTATAAAAAAGAATATATTCCTTTTGAAGACTTATTCTTTCCCTTTTTATTTAAAAGAAAAAGTTTTCAATATGAAAGAGAAGTCCGCATTCTAACCGACACCTCAAAAAGTGATATAAAACTCAACGACGGTTTAAAAATTAATGTCGACATCAATCAATTAATCGAAAAGATTTACATTCATCCAAAATCAGAGAACTGGTATAAAAAACTGGTTATTGAATTGGTGGAACGCTTAGGCTTTGATTTTGAAATCGAGAAATCAGATTTGGAAAGTGATATTTTGATTTAG